One part of the Rutidosis leptorrhynchoides isolate AG116_Rl617_1_P2 chromosome 1, CSIRO_AGI_Rlap_v1, whole genome shotgun sequence genome encodes these proteins:
- the LOC139844730 gene encoding probable inactive receptor kinase At5g58300 has protein sequence MKMNSLEASSLLFFILLIFTFCTADLNSDKIALLNFAASVPQGRKLNWKNKTSVCTSWAGVSCNGQRVTTLRLPGIGLYGPIPPNTLGNLDALTILSLHSNFLTGNLPSDLLSLPFLTNIFLHKNSFSGEIPSSLSSQLVTVDLSSNSFTGKIPNSVQNLTNLQNFNVSNNQLNGSIPSSLKKFPASSFGGNSGLCGLPLSVCISPSPGPSPSPSPSPSPSPAPSSSSPSPSSNVNLPPPQMRAPPAQRLPSRQKDNKKLSKGAVVAISVVSSSVLLLLLLTLLVFCAKKKDVSGSQAKAFGVGRSDTPKEDYSSGLQETGSNKLVFFDGSSYKFDLEDLLRASAEVLGKGGYGTTYKAVLGEGTVVVVKRLKEVVVGKRGFEQQMEIIGSVARHPNVVPVLAYYYSKDEKLLIYDCASSGSLSSLLHGYRGSGRTLDWETRLLVALGTAKGLAHIHSGNGGKQSHGNIKSSNVLVNQENNGQVTDFGLTPIMGIPTLPPRTSGYHAPEVIESKKPTQKSDVYSFGVLLLEMLTGKAPVQSASSQDEVVDLPKWVHSVVREEWTAEVFDVELIKYQNVEEEMVQLLQIAMACVAKTPETRPKMDQVVKMIEEIRMFANENQQSSSQTP, from the exons ATGAAGATGAATTCTCTTGAGGCCTCATCTTTGTTGTTTTTCATTCTTCTGATCTTCACATTTTGTACTGCTGATCTCAACTCGGACAAAATTGCACTTCTCAACTTTGCTGCTTCTGTACCTCAAGGTCGAAAACTTAACTGGAAAAACAAGACTTCAGTTTGCACATCATGGGCCGGCGTTAGTTGCAACGGCCAACGTGTAACTACACTTCGACTGCCTGGTATTGGGCTTTACGGCCCAATACCACCAAACACATTAGGTAACTTAGATGCACTTACAATCCTTAGTCTTCATTCTAATTTTCTCACTGGTAATCTCCCATCTGATCTCCTTTCTCTCCCCTTCTTAACCAATATATTCCTTCACAAAAACTCTTTTTCCGGCGAGATACCTTCATCTCTGTCGTCACAATTAGTAACCGTCGATCTTTCCTCTAATTCCTTCACCGGAAAAATTCCAAACTCAGTCCAGAACTTAACGAATCTTCAGAACTTTAACGTAAGCAACAACCAACTTAACGGATCAATCCCATCGTCGTTAAAAAAGTTTCCCGCTTCATCTTTTGGCGGGAATTCGGGCCTATGTGGATTACCCCTTAGCGTCTGCATATCTCCTTCACCTGGACCTTCACCTTCACCATCACCTTCACCGTCTCCgtcaccagcaccatcatcatcttcaCCGTCACCTTCATCAAATGTAAATTTACCACCTCCACAAATGCGGGCCCCACCAGCCCAACGACTGCCATCTCGGCAAAAGGACAATAAGAAGCTAAGCAAGGGAGCTGTTGTTGCCATATCTGTGGTCTCTTCTTCTGTGCTGTTGCTTCTTCTACTGACATTATTGGTATTTTGTGCTAAAAAGAAAGACGTTAGCGGTAGTCAAGCGAAAGCGTTCGGTGTTGGAAGAAGTGATACGCCTAAAGAGGACTACAGTAGCGGGTTACAAGAAACTGGGAGTAATAAATTGGTGTTTTTTGATGGGTCGTCTTATAAGTTTGACCTTGAAGACTTACTTAGAGCATCGGCTGAAGTTTTAGGAAAAGGGGGTTATGGTACAACTTATAAAGCGGTTTTAGGAGAGGGAACAGTTGTGGTTGTAAAACGGTTGAAAGAAGTGGTTGTTGGAAAACGAGGATTCGAACAACAAATGGAGATTATTGGGAGTGTAGCAAGACATCCAAATGTGGTTCCTGTTCTTGCTTATTACTATTCGAAAGATGAAAAACTGTTGATTTATGATTGTGCTTCTTCCGGTAGCTTGTCGTCTCTGTTACATG GTTACAGAGGATCAGGAAGAACACTTGACTGGGAAACAAGATTACTAGTTGCCCTTGGAACAGCAAAAGGGCTGGCTCATATTCATTCGGGTAACGGAGGAAAACAAAGTCATGGAAATATTAAATCGTCAAACGTCCTAGTCAACCAAGAAAACAACGGTCAAGTGACAGATTTCGGTCTAACTCCCATTATGGGCATCCCTACCCTCCCCCCTCGAACATCAGGCTACCATGCACCTGAAGTAATAGAATCCAAAAAACCAACCCAAAAATCCGATGTCTACAGCTTCGGTGTACTACTACTTGAAATGCTGACCGGGAAAGCGCCGGTCCAGTCAGCATCGAGTCAAGATGAAGTGGTGGACCTCCCGAAGTGGGTCCATTCAGTTGTAAGAGAAGAGTGGACAGCAGAAGTGTTTGATGTGGAACTTATCAAGTACCAAAATGTAGAAGAAGAAATGGTTCAATTGCTTCAGATAGCAATGGCTTGTGTAGCGAAAACACCCGAAACAAGACCGAAAATGGATCAAGTGGTTAAAATGATAGAAGAAATCAGAATGTTTGCAAATGAAAATCAGCAATCTTCAAGCCAAACACCATGA
- the LOC139844738 gene encoding receptor-like protein kinase FERONIA, with amino-acid sequence MQIHHSCFILLCFAVQLVLSANFDPNDRIFLNCGASRNVGDADGRIWIPDMGSNFILTGENSIVASADIQKPSVPATPYLTARIFRSDFSYSFPIVSSGRKFIRFFFYPTSYANLVANNGVFSVNVGPYTLLNNFSAFDTATNLNYDSIFKEYSVYFESGTLNVTFSPSQNTPNSYAFINGIEIIPHPDIFSSEGNSVIVGGSTTFNIENSTALENLYRLNVGGQAVSVMVDNRMYRQWEGDNFYIYGSAIGVSVATDPNLEISYPSDISKYVAPDDVYKTARAMGPTPEVNLGYNLSWYFDVDCGFSYLVRMHFCEIDPDITKPNQRVFEIFIDNKTAQADADVIAWAVKSEVPVYKDYLVFLPQVDANRTRQDLWIKLHPNTYMKPNYYNAILNGLEIFKINSSDGNLAGSLPNRDLKHSIVDPSSGLQHDSGESGNKKGIIGGVIAAIFFVSLFICFVYRRRKQKNQNPSNGTWVPLSLYGSSRASSATVKRNTTKSYAPSVSLNLGRHFSFAEIKEATNNFDESRLIGVGGFGNVYKGEINNGEVNVAIKRGNPCSDQGVNEFKTEIKMLSKLRHRHLVSLIGSCEENNEMILVYDYMAHGTLREHLYNTQNEPLTWKQRLEICIGAARGLHYLHTGAKHTIIHRDVKTTNILLDEKWVAKVSDFGLSKMGPAMDHTHVSTVVKGSFGYLDPEYYRRQKLTEKSDVYSFGVVIFEILTGRPALNITLPKEQVSLAEWALRCYKEGNVDQIVDPHLKGKILLACFKTVADIAVKCLADEGIRRPSMGDVLWHLEYALQLQQSDDDRLINIENEVSDELLLTEKAKGVDKSVTFSTINGSSTSIRGQSVASEYGSSQHAVFSQILNPQGR; translated from the coding sequence ATGCAAATTCATCATTCCTGTTTTATACTGCTCTGTTTCGCGGTTCAGCTAGTTTTATCTGCCAATTTTGATCCAAATGATAGGATATTTTTAAACTGCGGCGCAAGTCGCAACGTAGGTGATGCTGATGGTAGAATATGGATACCTGATATGGGTTCAAATTTCATATTAACGGGCGAAAATTCGATAGTTGCAAGTGCTGATATCCAAAAACCATCAGTTCCAGCAACCCCTTATTTAACTGCCCGAATATTTCGGTCAGATTtctcatatagttttccaatagtATCATCTGGTCGTAAATTTATCCGCTTTTTTTTCTACCCTACATCTTATGCTAACCTTGTTGCTAATAATGGCGTTTTCTCAGTTAATGTTGGACCTTATACCCTTTTAAACAACTTTAGTGCATTCGATACTGCAACTAATTTGAACTACGATTCCATTTTCAAAGAGTACTCTGTATATTTCGAATCAGGGACTTTGAATGTAACATTTAGTCCTTCTCAAAACACTCCTAATTCGTATGCTTTTATCAATGGGATCGAGATTATCCCGCACCCCGATATATTTTCTTCCGAGGGTAATTCGGTCATTGTTGGTGGCTCCACAACTTTTAATATCGAAAACTCTACTGCTCTAGAGAATTTGTATCGGTTAAACGTTGGTGGCCAGGCTGTTTCGGTTATGGTCGATAACAGGATGTATAGACAATGGGAGggtgataatttttatatatacgGGTCGGCTATCGGGGTTTCAGTGGCTACTGATCCAAACCTTGAAATCAGTTATCCTTctgatatatcaaaatatgttgcaCCGGATGATGTGTATAAGACCGCTAGAGCGATGGGTCCCACACCAGAAGTTAACCTTGGTTACAATCTTTCATGGTATTTTGATGTTGACTGTGGGTTTTCGTACTTGGTTAGGATGCATTTTTGTGAAATCGATCCGGATATAACTAAACCTAACCAACGGGTGTTTGAAATTTTTATAGACAATAAAACTGCGCAGGCTGATGCGGATGTTATTGCTTGGGCTGTAAAGAGTGAGGTTCCTGTTTATAAAGATTATCTCGTGTTTCTTCCACAAGTGGATGCAAATCGTACGAGACAAGATTTATGGATTAAATTGCATCCTAATACTTATATGAAACCGAATTACTACAATGCCATTTTGAATGGTTTGGAGATTTTTAAAATAAACTCGAGTGACGGTAATCTTGCAGGGTCACTTCCAAATCGAGATCTGAAACATTCAATCGTTGACCCGTCTAGTGGATTACAACATGATTCAGGTGAATCAGGTAATAAAAAAGGGATCATTGGTGGTGTTATTGCTGCTATCTTTTTTGTTAGTTTGTTTATTTGCTTTGTTTATCGTAGAAGAAAACAAAAGAATCAGAACCCGAGTAATGGGACCTGGGTCCCACTTTCGTTATATGGAAGCTCACGTGCTTCTAGTGCTACTGTGAAAAGGAACACGACAAAAAGTTACGCGCCATCTGTTAGTTTAAACCTCGGGCGTCATTTTTCGTTTGCAGAGATTAAGGAGGCAACTAATAACTTTGATGAAAGTAGACTTATCGGTGTAGGTGGATTTGGGAACGTTTATAAAGGTGAAATCAATAATGGTGAGGTTAACGTTGCGATAAAACGAGGTAACCCGTGTTCTGATCAAGGTGTGAACGAATTTAAAACGGAAATTAAAATGCTTTCGAAGCTTCGACATCGTCACCTTGTTTCTTTAATCGGTTCTTGTGAAGAAAACAACGAGATGATCCTAGTGTACGATTATATGGCGCATGGTACGTTAAGAGAGCATCTTTATAATACACAAAATGAACCGTTAACATGGAAGCAACGTCTCGAGATTTGTATAGGTGCAGCCCGTGGTCTACATTATCTTCACACGGGCGCCAAGCATACAATCATCCACCGTGATGTGAAAACAACGAACATTCTATTGGATGAAAAATGGGTCGCGAAAGTTTCGGACTTTGGGTTATCGAAAATGGGTCCTGCTATGGATCATACTCATGTAAGCACGGTTGTGAAGGGTAGTTTCGGGTATTTGGATCCTGAATATTATCGGAGACAAAAGTTGACTGAAAAGTCAGACGTGTATTCTTTTGGGGTTGTGATTTTTGAGATCTTAACGGGTCGACCCGCTTTGAACATAACACttccaaaagagcaagtgagtttAGCTGAATGGGCGTTAAGGTGTTACAAAGAGGGCAATGTTGACCAGATTGTTGATCCGCACTTAAAAGGAAAGATTTTACTTGCGTGTTTTAAGACCGTTGCAGATATTGCTgtaaagtgtcttgctgatgaaggGATACGTAGGCCATCAATGGGGGATGTTTTATGGCACCTCGAATATGCTCTGCAACTTCAACAGAGTGATGATGACAGGTTGATAAATATAGAAAATGAAGTCTCTGATGAATTGCTACTTACTGAAAAGGCGAAAGGTGTCGATAAAAGTGTGACCTTTTCAACAATTAATGGATCGTCTACAAGTATCAGGGGTCAGAGTGTTGCTAGTGAATATGGTTCGAGTCAGCATGCAGTTTTCTCACAGATTTTGAACCCCCAAGGACGTTAG